One Esox lucius isolate fEsoLuc1 chromosome 1, fEsoLuc1.pri, whole genome shotgun sequence genomic region harbors:
- the LOC114839343 gene encoding cytochrome P450 2M1-like: MNLKVCVCLPFFCYPDSVVNPKKMICNSIGNVISSIVFGHRFEYNDPMFQLIQKAVDDYFNVLSSPIGAMFNMFPRIVWWFPGKHHRMFAIINQAKDYMRAQAELRLKNLDTSDPQDLLEAFLIKMLEEKDDPNTEFCYDNMVMTAWNLFSAGTETTSSTLRQSFLMMMKYPSIQGKVQKEIDDVIGSKVPTVDDRVKMPYTDAVLHEVQRFMDLAPTSVPHKVIRDTEFHNYLIPKGTMVLPLFSSVLCDPELFQNPDEFDPENFLDENGRFKKNDGFLAFGLGKRACLGEALARMELFLFFTSLLQRFTFSGTQPPEEININPECASFGRMPCSYECYIKVRNVE, translated from the exons ATGAATTTGAAAGTATGTGTGTGCTTACCTTTCTTCTGCTATCCAGATTCAGTTGTCAATCCCAAGAAAATGATTTGCAATTCTATCGGCAATGTGATCAGTTCCATAGTCTTTGGACACCGGTTTGAATATAACGATCCAATGTTTCAACTCATCCAAAAGGCTGTTGATGACTACTTCAATGTTCTCAGCAGTCCTATAGGAGCG ATGTTTAACATGTTCCCTCGAATTGTTTGGTGGTTTCCAGGCAAACATCATAGAATGTTTGCCATCATAAACCAGGCCAAAGATTACATGCGGGCGCAGGCAGAACTTCGTCTTAAGAACCTGGACACCTCTGACCCTCAGGACTTACTCGAAGCATTCCTAATTAAAATGCTTGAG GAGAAAGATGATCCCAACACTGAGTTCTGCTATGACAACATGGTGATGACTGCATGGAACCTGTTTAGTGCTGGAACAGAAACAACATCTTCCACCTTAAGACAGTCCTttctgatgatgatgaagtaCCCTTCTATTCAAG GGAAAGTTCAGAAAGAGATAGACGATGTGATTGGCTCAAAAGTTCCAACTGTTGATGACAGAGTTAAAATGCCCTACACGGATGCAGTCCTCCATGAGGTCCAGAGATTCATGGACCTCGCCCCCACCTCTGTCCCCCACAAAGTAATCAGAGATACAGAGTTTCACAACTACCTCATCCCAAAG GGTACCATGGTCTtgcctctgttctcctctgtgCTGTGTGATCCTGAACTGTTTCAAAACCCAGATGAGTTTGACCCAGAGAACTTCCTGGATGAAAACGGACGCTTTAAGAAAAATGATGGATTCCTCGCTTTTGGATTGG GGAAGAGGGCGTGTCTGGGAGAGGCTCTGGCCAGAATGGAGCTGTTTCTCTTCTTCACCTCCCTGCTGCAGCGCTTCACCTTCAGTGGGACCCAACCCCCAGAGGAGATCAACATCAACCCAGAGTGTGCCAGTTTTGGTCGCATGCCATGTTCCTATGAATGCTACATCAAAGTCAGGAACGTGGAGTGA
- the LOC105024145 gene encoding cytochrome P450 2M1-like isoform X2, with protein sequence MDLLYILQTNFMPIILGLVTVILLWKNRRGQSHSRLPPGPAPIPLFGNLLQMDVKAPYKLYMKLSKKYGSVFTVWLGSTPVVVLSGYQAIKEAFVNQGEEFSGRANYPVIMTISQGYGVLVSSGKRWKDLRRISLMTLKNFGMGRRTIEQRIQEEAKFLIKAIHEYGDSVVNPKKMICNSIGNVISSIVFGHRFEYNDPMFQLIQKAVDDYFNVLSSPIGAMFNMFPRIVWWFPGKHHRMFAIINQAKDYMRAQAELRLKNLDTSDPQDLLEAFLIKMLEEKDDPNTEFCYDNMVMTAWNLFSAGTETTSSTLRQSFLMMMKYPSIQGKVQKEIDDVIGSKVPTVDDRVKMPYTDAVLHEVQRFMDLAPTSVPHKVIRDTEFHNYLIPKGTMVLPLFSSVLCDPELFQNPDEFDPENFLDENGRFKKNDGFLAFGLGKPGKPAEKALG encoded by the exons ATGGATTTACTTTATATTCTGCAGACTAACTTTATGCCTATTATATTAGGCTTAGTTACTGTTATTTTGCTTTGGAAGAATCGAAGGGGACAAAGCCACTCACGTTTGCCACCGGGTCCAGCTCCGATTCCTCTGTTCGGTAACTTGTTACAAATGGATGTGAAAGCCCCATACAAGTTGTACATGAAG CTCAGTAAGAAGTATGGGTCAGTCTTTACCGTATGGCTGGGCTCCACACCTGTAGTAGTGCTCTCTGGATATCAGGCTATCAAGGAAGCTTTTGTCAACCAGGGAGAAGAGTTCAGCGGCAGAGCCAACTACCCTGTCATCATGACGATCTCTCAGGGATATG GAGTGTTGGTGAGTAGTGGGAAAAGATGGAAAGATCTTCGTAGGATATCCTTGATGACCCTGAAAAACTTTGGGATGGGGCGCAGGACAATTGAACAGCGGATCCAAGAAGAGGCTAAGTTTCTGATTAAAGCCATTCATGAATATGGAG ATTCAGTTGTCAATCCCAAGAAAATGATTTGCAATTCTATCGGCAATGTGATCAGTTCCATAGTGTTTGGACACCGGTTTGAATATAACGATCCAATGTTTCAACTCATCCAAAAGGCTGTTGATGACTACTTCAATGTTCTCAGCAGTCCTATAGGAGCG ATGTTTAACATGTTCCCTCGAATTGTTTGGTGGTTTCCAGGCAAACATCATAGAATGTTTGCCATCATAAACCAGGCCAAAGATTACATGCGGGCGCAGGCAGAACTTCGTCTTAAGAACCTGGACACCTCTGACCCTCAGGACTTACTCGAAGCATTCCTAATTAAAATGCTTGAG GAGAAAGATGATCCCAACACTGAGTTCTGCTATGACAACATGGTGATGACTGCATGGAACCTGTTTAGTGCTGGAACAGAAACAACATCTTCCACCTTAAGACAGTCCTttctgatgatgatgaagtaCCCTTCTATTCAAG GGAAAGTTCAGAAAGAGATAGACGATGTGATTGGCTCAAAAGTTCCAACTGTTGATGACAGAGTTAAAATGCCCTACACGGATGCAGTCCTCCATGAGGTCCAGAGATTCATGGACCTCGCCCCCACCTCTGTCCCCCACAAAGTAATCAGAGATACAGAGTTTCACAACTACCTCATCCCAAAG GGTACCATGGTCTtgcctctgttctcctctgtgCTGTGTGATCCTGAACTGTTTCAAAACCCAGATGAGTTTGACCCAGAGAACTTCCTGGATGAAAACGGACGCTTTAAGAAAAATGATGGATTCCTCGCTTTTGGATTGG GAAAACCAGGAAAGCCCGCAGAAAAAGCTTTGGGGTGA
- the LOC117595628 gene encoding cytochrome P450 2M1-like produces MICNSIGNVISSIVFGHRFEYNNPMFQLIQKAVDDYFSVLSSPIGAMFNMFPRIVWCFPGKHHRMFATINQAKDYMRAQAELRLKNLDTSDPQDLLEAFLIKMLEEKDDPNTEFCYDNMVMTAWNLFSAGTETTSSTLRQSFLMMMKYPSIQGKVQKEIDDVIGSRVPTVDDRVKMPYTDAVLHEVQRFMDLAPTSVPHKVIRDTEFHNYLIPEGTMVLPLLSSVLCDPELFKNPDEFDPENFLDENGRFKKNDGFLAFGLGKRACLGEALARMELFLFFTSLLQCFTFSGTQPPEEININPECASFGRMPRSYDCYIKVRTVE; encoded by the exons ATGATTTGCAATTCTATCGGCAATGTGATCAGTTCCATAGTCTTTGGACACCGGTTTGAATATAACAATCCAATGTTTCAACTCATCCAAAAGGCTGTTGATGACTACTTCAGTGTTCTCAGCAGTCCTATAGGAGCG atgttTAACATGTTCCCTCGAATTGTTTGGTGCTTTCCAGGCAAACATCATAGAATGTTTGCCACCATAAACCAGGCCAAAGATTACATGCGGGCGCAGGCAGAACTTCGTCTTAAGAACCTGGACACCTCTGACCCTCAGGACTTACTCGAAGCATTCCTAATTAAAATGCTTGAG GAGAAAGATGATCCCAACACTGAGTTCTGCTATGACAACATGGTGATGACTGCATGGAACCTGTTTAGTGCTGGAACAGAAACAACATCTTCCACCTTAAGACAGTCCTttctgatgatgatgaagtaCCCTTCTATTCAAG GGAAAGTTCAGAAGGAGATAGACGATGTGATTGGCTCAAGAGTTCCAACGGTTGATGACAGAGTGAAAATGCCCTACACGGATGCAGTCCTCCATGAGGTCCAGAGATTCATGGACCTCGCCCCCACCTCTGTCCCCCACAAAGTAATCAGAGACACAGAGTTTCACAACTACCTCATCCCAGAG GGTACCATGGTCTTGCCTCTGTTGTCCTCTGTGCTGTGTGATCCTGAACTGTTTAAGAACCCAGATGAGTTTGACCCAGAGAACTTCCTGGATGAAAACGGACGCTTTAAGAAAAATGATGGATTCCTCGCTTTTGGATTGG GGAAGAGGGCGTGTCTGGGAGAGGCTCTGGCCAGAATGGAGCTGTTTCTCTTCTTCACCTCCCTGCTGCAGTGCTTCACCTTCAGTGGGACCCAACCCCCAGAGGAGATCAATATCAACCCAGAGTGTGCCAGTTTTGGTCGCATGCCACGTTCCTATGATTGCTACATCAAAGTCAGGACCGTGGAGTGA
- the LOC105024145 gene encoding cytochrome P450 2M1-like isoform X1 codes for MDLLYILQTNFMPIILGLVTVILLWKNRRGQSHSRLPPGPAPIPLFGNLLQMDVKAPYKLYMKLSKKYGSVFTVWLGSTPVVVLSGYQAIKEAFVNQGEEFSGRANYPVIMTISQGYGVLVSSGKRWKDLRRISLMTLKNFGMGRRTIEQRIQEEAKFLIKAIHEYGDSVVNPKKMICNSIGNVISSIVFGHRFEYNDPMFQLIQKAVDDYFNVLSSPIGAMFNMFPRIVWWFPGKHHRMFAIINQAKDYMRAQAELRLKNLDTSDPQDLLEAFLIKMLEEKDDPNTEFCYDNMVMTAWNLFSAGTETTSSTLRQSFLMMMKYPSIQGKVQKEIDDVIGSKVPTVDDRVKMPYTDAVLHEVQRFMDLAPTSVPHKVIRDTEFHNYLIPKGTMVLPLFSSVLCDPELFQNPDEFDPENFLDENGRFKKNDGFLAFGLGKRVCLGEALARMELFLFFTSLLQRFTFSGTQPPEEININPECASFGRMPCSYECYIKVRNVE; via the exons ATGGATTTACTTTATATTCTGCAGACTAACTTTATGCCTATTATATTAGGCTTAGTTACTGTTATTTTGCTTTGGAAGAATCGAAGGGGACAAAGCCACTCACGTTTGCCACCGGGTCCAGCTCCGATTCCTCTGTTCGGTAACTTGTTACAAATGGATGTGAAAGCCCCATACAAGTTGTACATGAAG CTCAGTAAGAAGTATGGGTCAGTCTTTACCGTATGGCTGGGCTCCACACCTGTAGTAGTGCTCTCTGGATATCAGGCTATCAAGGAAGCTTTTGTCAACCAGGGAGAAGAGTTCAGCGGCAGAGCCAACTACCCTGTCATCATGACGATCTCTCAGGGATATG GAGTGTTGGTGAGTAGTGGGAAAAGATGGAAAGATCTTCGTAGGATATCCTTGATGACCCTGAAAAACTTTGGGATGGGGCGCAGGACAATTGAACAGCGGATCCAAGAAGAGGCTAAGTTTCTGATTAAAGCCATTCATGAATATGGAG ATTCAGTTGTCAATCCCAAGAAAATGATTTGCAATTCTATCGGCAATGTGATCAGTTCCATAGTGTTTGGACACCGGTTTGAATATAACGATCCAATGTTTCAACTCATCCAAAAGGCTGTTGATGACTACTTCAATGTTCTCAGCAGTCCTATAGGAGCG ATGTTTAACATGTTCCCTCGAATTGTTTGGTGGTTTCCAGGCAAACATCATAGAATGTTTGCCATCATAAACCAGGCCAAAGATTACATGCGGGCGCAGGCAGAACTTCGTCTTAAGAACCTGGACACCTCTGACCCTCAGGACTTACTCGAAGCATTCCTAATTAAAATGCTTGAG GAGAAAGATGATCCCAACACTGAGTTCTGCTATGACAACATGGTGATGACTGCATGGAACCTGTTTAGTGCTGGAACAGAAACAACATCTTCCACCTTAAGACAGTCCTttctgatgatgatgaagtaCCCTTCTATTCAAG GGAAAGTTCAGAAAGAGATAGACGATGTGATTGGCTCAAAAGTTCCAACTGTTGATGACAGAGTTAAAATGCCCTACACGGATGCAGTCCTCCATGAGGTCCAGAGATTCATGGACCTCGCCCCCACCTCTGTCCCCCACAAAGTAATCAGAGATACAGAGTTTCACAACTACCTCATCCCAAAG GGTACCATGGTCTtgcctctgttctcctctgtgCTGTGTGATCCTGAACTGTTTCAAAACCCAGATGAGTTTGACCCAGAGAACTTCCTGGATGAAAACGGACGCTTTAAGAAAAATGATGGATTCCTCGCTTTTGGATTGG GGAAGAGGGTGTGTCTGGGAGAGGCTCTGGCCAGAATGGAGCTGTTTCTCTTCTTCACCTCCCTGCTGCAGCGCTTCACCTTCAGTGGGACCCAACCCCCAGAGGAGATCAACATCAACCCAGAGTGTGCCAGTTTTGGTCGCATGCCATGTTCCTATGAATGCTACATCAAAGTCAGGAACGTGGAGTGA